From the Dyella humicola genome, the window CCGAGGATGCTGGCTGCTTCGCGATCATACGCTGCCCAACCGGTGAGCCATTGCGCGCCATAACCCAGCGCCCCCGCACCAAGTAGCAGGTTGTAGGCCACGCAGCCAGCGGAGAGCTGCTGTTCGATCACCGGTACCTTGCTGGAGGGATCGAGCCGGGAAATAACGGCCACCACCACGGGGGCGAACATATAGCGCGTACGCTCCTTCTCGCGCTTGGATTCCGGCAGGTCCGGATGGAGGCGCAACGACAACGCCGCCAGGCGCTCGCCCAAGGCGAGCTTGGCCGCGCCTTGCAGCAGGATGAGTCGGTACGGCACCAGCTTGCCGTGGTCCGGCGCGCGGATCGCCGCTTCCAGCAGCGCATGCAACTGGGCCTCATCCGGCGCCGGCTCACCGAGCTGGCGGGAGGGGACGGAGTGACGCTGCTGCAACAGGGAAAGGGGATGGGACACAGGGACGTCCGTGGGGGCAAAGCGTTCATGCTAATCCGCCCGGCTGACATAGGCGAATGCGGCCGGTCTTCCTTGTACCCCTGTGCGGTGGCTTCAGCCAGCGGTGGCCAGCCTGAAAGAGCCGGGCAGCAGGGTTCCCACGGTCGTTTCCTGCACGGCGCCGTGCAGATTGCCCAGCCATACGGGCATGTCTTCGTCGCATAGTTCTGACATCACCTGGCGACAGGCGCCGCAGGGACTGATCGGGCCGGGTGTGTCTCCGATCACCGCCAGCGCCTCGAAATCACCTGGCCGGCAGCCCGCGGCCATGGCGCTGAACAAGGCGGTGCGTTCAGCGCAGTTGCATAGGCCATAGGAGGCGTTTTCGACATTGCAGCCGCTAAAGCGGCGGCCGTCCTTGGTGGCCAGCGCGGCGCCCACCAGGAAGCGGGAATACGGTGCATAGGCTTGTTCGCGCGCCTCGCGCGCCATCGTCAGCAAGACATCGGGAACAACGATCACGCTCATCGGGATCTCCAGTGCGGGACCCCTCGCCTCGACCCGCGGCGGGCCAGTCTACCCGGGTCGGGGGCCGGCGCCGCCAACGTCGGGGTGAACATGTTCTCGGTGGCTCGCACGACGAGGCATCGGCTAGGATGGCTGGACCTATCCGCAGGGGATGCACGATGACGATCACCGTGGCTGCATTGCGCGAAACCGCCGCTGGTGAGCGCCGCGTGGCGATCACACCTGAAGTGGCGAAGAAATTGCGCGGCAAGGGCCTGCGC encodes:
- a CDS encoding nitroreductase family protein encodes the protein MSHPLSLLQQRHSVPSRQLGEPAPDEAQLHALLEAAIRAPDHGKLVPYRLILLQGAAKLALGERLAALSLRLHPDLPESKREKERTRYMFAPVVVAVISRLDPSSKVPVIEQQLSAGCVAYNLLLGAGALGYGAQWLTGWAAYDREAASILGLAENEHVIGFVHIGTPQIDVPDRDRPTLADVLSTWTP
- the cdd gene encoding cytidine deaminase, translating into MSVIVVPDVLLTMAREAREQAYAPYSRFLVGAALATKDGRRFSGCNVENASYGLCNCAERTALFSAMAAGCRPGDFEALAVIGDTPGPISPCGACRQVMSELCDEDMPVWLGNLHGAVQETTVGTLLPGSFRLATAG